Proteins from a genomic interval of Amycolatopsis sp. cg13:
- a CDS encoding DUF3140 domain-containing protein encodes MAAHVDDDLWTEFHRVVNMTSRELADWLRTREAGMETEPLPDQAGPATGRQVLSILGKRRSDVNERDVEVMRDVVDRVHASRRDDLEPVAGDAGWRQGLMSLGHDPVKPVRD; translated from the coding sequence GTGGCCGCGCACGTGGACGACGACCTGTGGACGGAATTCCACCGGGTGGTGAACATGACCTCGCGGGAGCTGGCTGATTGGCTGCGCACCCGGGAAGCCGGCATGGAGACGGAGCCGCTGCCGGACCAGGCGGGTCCCGCGACCGGCCGTCAGGTGCTGTCGATCCTGGGCAAACGCCGGTCGGATGTGAACGAGCGCGATGTCGAGGTGATGCGCGACGTGGTGGACCGGGTGCACGCCTCGCGCCGGGACGACCTGGAACCGGTGGCAGGCGACGCGGGGTGGCGGCAGGGGTTGATGTCGCTGGGCCATGACCCGGTGAAACCGGTGCGGGACTGA
- a CDS encoding FadR/GntR family transcriptional regulator, which produces MTSGRRGPPPELARVRRVSVVDSLVEEMARKILGGEWPPGTALPSLRHFAASAGVSMLTVREAVRTLQARGWVETRQGVGTFVLEPTAARFVPWQLGASDVAEYRELVEAREAIESTIIALAARRRTAAELAVLTDLVDRMAAALTDRDRFLEADAEFHVALAEAAHNRILLRSMLAIRLPLRRLMADRLLEELTEHGDLSRSWDDHRTIASAVRAGAPEPGCAALTRIAARGRSYVDSKLAGLPSGGPGNRPTDDSGR; this is translated from the coding sequence ATGACCTCGGGACGGAGGGGACCGCCGCCGGAGCTGGCCCGGGTGCGGCGGGTGAGCGTGGTGGATTCGCTGGTCGAAGAGATGGCCCGCAAAATCCTCGGCGGCGAATGGCCTCCCGGGACCGCCCTGCCGTCGCTGCGGCACTTCGCGGCCTCGGCCGGGGTGTCGATGCTGACCGTCCGGGAAGCAGTCCGGACGCTGCAGGCGCGCGGCTGGGTCGAGACGCGCCAGGGCGTCGGAACGTTCGTACTGGAACCCACGGCGGCGCGGTTCGTCCCGTGGCAGCTGGGCGCTTCGGACGTGGCGGAGTATCGCGAGCTGGTCGAGGCCAGGGAAGCGATCGAGTCGACCATCATCGCTCTGGCCGCTCGCCGTCGAACCGCCGCTGAGCTGGCGGTCTTGACGGATCTGGTCGACCGGATGGCGGCGGCGTTGACCGACCGCGACCGCTTCCTGGAGGCGGATGCGGAATTCCACGTCGCGCTGGCCGAAGCCGCACATAACCGGATCCTGCTGCGCAGCATGCTCGCGATCCGCCTCCCGCTGCGCCGCCTGATGGCCGACCGGCTCCTGGAGGAACTCACCGAACACGGCGACCTTTCCCGGTCGTGGGACGACCACCGGACGATCGCGTCTGCGGTCCGCGCGGGTGCTCCGGAGCCAGGATGTGCCGCCCTGACACGAATCGCCGCCCGTGGCCGGTCCTATGTGGACTCGAAGCTAGCGGGTTTGCCGTCTGGTGGCCCGGGTAACCGGCCTACCGACGACTCCGGGAGGTGA